From the Anaerobaca lacustris genome, one window contains:
- a CDS encoding type II secretion system F family protein gives MATFTYKAIDSAGRETVDKLVAADRAAAIDMIYGRQLCPVSVEKAEEARPGGVFAGIGGVSKREIDAFTRQLGNLLAAGVPMSRALGILSREASRTASKKLWATVHDQVAGGMALADALSLHPAAFSPIYVAMVRAGETGGFLDIVLDQIATFRAREAELKGRVKGALVYPIILAVLSAGIMVFLLTFFIPRFSQMFEEFGGSLPTLTRYIVTASDVLVKYWFILVIGIVLIVFGVQRMVTKEEGRRTMEGLLLRVPLFGTGVARFALVRFCRMLGTLVGAGVPLIASLRVAKEAIGNQVLADTVSNAIENVQKGHPLARSLEGCRVLFPPAVIEMVSVAEESGRLDQELVRLAGAYEAELDRYLKMMVTLIEPALLFLMAVLVGTVVIGMLLPIFNLQELIR, from the coding sequence ATGGCAACATTCACATACAAAGCGATAGACTCCGCCGGCCGGGAAACGGTCGACAAGCTCGTTGCGGCCGACCGGGCCGCCGCCATCGACATGATCTACGGTCGTCAGCTTTGTCCGGTCTCGGTGGAGAAAGCCGAAGAGGCCCGGCCGGGAGGGGTGTTCGCAGGGATCGGCGGGGTCTCCAAGCGTGAGATCGACGCCTTCACCCGTCAACTGGGCAATCTCCTGGCCGCCGGCGTGCCCATGAGCCGCGCCCTGGGAATCCTCAGCCGCGAAGCCTCGCGAACGGCGTCCAAAAAGCTCTGGGCGACGGTGCACGATCAGGTCGCCGGGGGCATGGCTCTGGCCGACGCGCTGAGCCTGCATCCAGCCGCGTTCTCGCCGATCTACGTGGCGATGGTGCGGGCCGGCGAAACGGGCGGGTTCCTCGATATCGTGCTCGATCAGATCGCCACATTCCGAGCCCGCGAGGCGGAACTCAAGGGTCGCGTCAAAGGCGCATTGGTCTATCCGATCATTCTGGCCGTGCTCTCGGCCGGGATCATGGTCTTCCTGCTGACGTTCTTCATTCCGCGTTTTTCGCAGATGTTCGAGGAGTTCGGCGGTTCGCTGCCGACGCTGACGCGATACATTGTCACTGCCAGCGACGTTCTCGTGAAGTACTGGTTCATCCTGGTCATCGGCATCGTCCTGATCGTCTTCGGCGTACAGCGCATGGTGACGAAAGAGGAGGGGCGGCGCACGATGGAGGGGCTGCTGCTCCGAGTTCCTCTGTTCGGCACGGGAGTGGCGCGGTTCGCGCTGGTGCGGTTCTGCCGGATGCTCGGGACGCTCGTCGGAGCCGGCGTGCCCCTGATCGCCTCGTTGCGCGTGGCCAAGGAAGCCATCGGCAATCAGGTGCTGGCCGATACGGTCAGCAATGCGATCGAGAACGTCCAGAAAGGCCACCCGCTGGCCCGCAGCCTGGAAGGGTGCCGGGTGCTGTTTCCGCCGGCGGTCATCGAAATGGTCTCCGTCGCCGAAGAGAGCGGGCGACTCGATCAGGAACTGGTCCGCCTGGCCGGCGCCTACGAGGCGGAATTGGACCGTTACCTGAAGATGATGGTGACCCTGATCGAGCCGGCACTGTTGTTCCTCATGGCGGTCCTGGTCGGGACGGTGGTGATTGGAATGCTCCTGCCGATCTTCAATCTCCAGGAGTTGATTCGCTGA
- the gspE gene encoding type II secretion system ATPase GspE → MNALVDKMVEQGLIDESAARGIHGLLAAGEPPTRAFAACGLAEEPLLRFWSRQFDCPYVEMDKYTFSKEFLSQFPARVLLDKHVMPVEDGDGRVLVVTNNPFDTSAIDELRLATGQDFQVALAPLAEIDRCIKLHLGVGADTVQSMLSEAGGNGLQVIDTDSDDDMDLTDAAEGASIIRFVNQILTEAIEMRATDVHIEPFEETLRVRYRIDGVLQEASVAPEVKQFQAAIVSRLKILSKLDIAEKRVPQDGRIKIRIADHEIDVRVSVIPMLYGEAVVLRLLDRSSVLLGLNKLGMSDRDLRVTKMILERPHGIILVTGPTGSGKTTTLYAGLSQINDIQRKIITIEDPIEYQLHGINQIQVSRKAGLTFASGLRSILRHDPDVVLVGEIRDVETAEIAIQASLTGHLVFSTLHTNDAPTALTRLVDMGIEPYLVASSLEAVVAQRLVRVICPECKEKLPDHEMAPLRRRFGDRLPAVLYRGRGCRNCQGTGYRGRMGIFEMMVVTDEVRSLILDNASPRDLRTASAKQGMTSLRDDGFRHLHAGKTTVEEILRVTKDDMFEPMDVADASQER, encoded by the coding sequence ATGAACGCACTTGTGGACAAGATGGTTGAACAGGGGCTGATCGACGAATCCGCGGCCCGGGGAATTCACGGGTTGCTCGCTGCCGGCGAGCCGCCCACCCGGGCCTTCGCGGCTTGTGGATTGGCCGAAGAGCCGCTGCTTCGCTTCTGGAGTCGTCAGTTCGACTGCCCGTACGTGGAGATGGATAAGTACACCTTCTCCAAGGAGTTCCTCTCGCAGTTTCCCGCGCGGGTCCTCCTGGACAAACACGTGATGCCCGTCGAGGACGGCGACGGCCGGGTGCTCGTAGTCACGAACAATCCGTTCGACACCTCGGCAATCGATGAGTTGCGTCTGGCCACCGGGCAGGACTTCCAGGTCGCGCTGGCGCCGCTGGCGGAGATCGACCGATGCATCAAGCTGCACCTCGGGGTCGGGGCTGACACCGTCCAGTCGATGCTCTCAGAGGCCGGCGGCAACGGTCTGCAGGTGATCGACACCGATTCAGACGACGACATGGACCTGACCGACGCCGCCGAGGGCGCCTCGATCATCCGTTTCGTCAACCAAATCCTCACCGAAGCCATTGAGATGCGGGCCACCGACGTGCACATCGAGCCGTTTGAGGAGACGCTGCGTGTGCGGTACCGCATCGACGGCGTGCTTCAGGAAGCGTCCGTGGCGCCGGAGGTCAAGCAATTCCAGGCGGCTATCGTTTCGCGTCTGAAGATTCTCAGCAAACTCGACATTGCGGAGAAGCGGGTCCCCCAGGACGGGCGCATCAAGATTCGCATCGCCGACCATGAGATCGACGTGCGCGTCTCGGTGATCCCGATGCTGTATGGAGAAGCGGTGGTGCTCCGTCTGCTCGACCGATCCAGCGTGCTGCTCGGACTCAACAAGCTCGGCATGTCCGATCGCGACCTGAGGGTCACGAAGATGATCCTGGAACGGCCGCATGGCATTATCCTCGTGACCGGACCGACCGGCAGCGGCAAGACGACCACACTCTATGCCGGGCTCTCGCAAATCAACGACATTCAGCGCAAGATCATCACGATCGAGGACCCGATCGAATACCAGCTTCACGGCATCAATCAGATCCAGGTCTCGCGAAAGGCCGGACTGACGTTTGCCAGCGGTCTGCGTTCGATCCTGCGACACGACCCCGACGTGGTGCTCGTCGGCGAAATCCGAGACGTCGAGACGGCCGAGATCGCCATCCAGGCGTCGCTGACCGGCCACCTGGTGTTCTCGACGCTGCACACCAACGATGCCCCGACGGCGCTGACGCGTCTGGTGGATATGGGGATCGAACCCTACCTCGTGGCCTCGTCGCTGGAGGCGGTGGTCGCCCAGCGCCTGGTACGTGTGATCTGCCCTGAGTGCAAAGAGAAGCTGCCGGACCACGAGATGGCGCCGCTTCGCCGAAGGTTCGGCGACAGGCTGCCCGCCGTCCTCTACCGGGGCCGCGGCTGTCGGAATTGCCAAGGCACAGGGTATCGCGGCCGAATGGGCATCTTCGAGATGATGGTGGTCACCGATGAGGTTCGGTCTCTGATCCTCGACAACGCGTCGCCTCGCGATCTTCGCACGGCCTCGGCCAAACAGGGAATGACCAGCCTGCGCGACGACGGCTTCCGCCATCTACACGCGGGCAAGACCACGGTAGAGGAAATCCTGAGAGTCACCAAGGACGATATGTTCGAGCCGATGGACGTGGCGGACGCATCGCAAGAACGGTAA
- a CDS encoding diguanylate cyclase, which yields MLESGDCPAGIVTIGRNDSIKQAAAKMLTHNVGCLIVNDENGKYIGLVTERDIAHFIADASEDRNSARVDRIMTDQIISCAPGTPASQVRKIMAAHRIRHLPLIENGVVTGILSARDIMGQQLIEDRAAAEEVAMLSNCLKSIDLNEAVEIAAAEVPKLFGAGNCILCLYRDGRQDGAPELLSSNRCPCLGGHMDEAEAIAQQSTEDGYCTDEISPECESCGGKPPRVVIPLEVVGLREAGIGKEKRLSGYLCMCDLDPAVASDRELISYKAKLTREILTAHLTNATRYQQARLSSLTDALTGVGSRKLLEDKLQAECARAERYKRPFSVAIIDFDHFKMINDVLGHATGDEAIRRLAACMKAEKRVPDVLARYGGDEFVILMPETKATDAKVLLERVRAKAQTIRLPQDTSVSISCGVAECDLEHNDPRDVMRRADLALYDAKNGGRNCVRIWDATMAQLLNANDIEIDRIKTLQRRVAGLSEKAEKMFMESIWGLVQALEAKDAYAKTHTENVMHYSVGIAQTMDLGPKHVDLIRRAAMIHDIGKIGIPDAILCKPDELTPHERAMVEQHPMIAVRILEKMSFLEREVMIVRHHHEKWNGQGYPDGLAKTAIPLGARIIGTADMFDALTATRAYHAARSVAEALGILTDSAGYELDPDVVAAAVTWFENIAQQCGKSLPELVLEDLLRWPRGPRPDRSCTELQTDATASPSTEPKHRPVMVALGCGDIDPDPESPDAPC from the coding sequence ATGCTCGAATCTGGCGATTGTCCGGCCGGGATAGTCACCATCGGCCGCAATGACAGTATCAAGCAGGCTGCTGCCAAGATGCTCACCCACAACGTCGGCTGCCTGATCGTCAATGACGAGAACGGCAAGTATATCGGCCTTGTGACCGAGCGGGATATCGCCCACTTCATCGCCGACGCCTCCGAAGACCGCAATTCGGCCCGCGTCGATCGGATCATGACCGACCAGATCATCTCTTGCGCCCCGGGCACCCCCGCCAGCCAGGTCCGCAAGATCATGGCCGCCCATCGCATCCGGCACCTCCCACTCATCGAAAACGGTGTCGTTACGGGCATCCTTTCGGCCAGGGACATCATGGGCCAGCAGCTCATCGAGGATCGCGCGGCGGCCGAGGAAGTGGCCATGCTGTCGAACTGCCTCAAGAGCATCGACCTCAACGAAGCCGTGGAAATCGCCGCAGCCGAGGTCCCCAAGCTGTTCGGCGCCGGCAATTGCATCCTCTGTCTGTATCGCGACGGCCGCCAGGACGGGGCCCCCGAGTTGCTCAGTTCCAACCGCTGCCCCTGCCTCGGGGGGCACATGGATGAGGCCGAGGCAATCGCACAACAGTCCACGGAGGACGGGTATTGCACCGACGAGATCTCCCCGGAGTGTGAGAGCTGTGGAGGCAAGCCCCCTCGGGTGGTCATTCCTCTGGAGGTGGTCGGGCTCAGGGAGGCCGGAATCGGCAAGGAAAAACGCTTGTCCGGCTACCTTTGCATGTGTGACCTGGACCCGGCCGTCGCATCGGATCGCGAGCTCATCAGCTACAAGGCCAAGCTCACCCGGGAGATCCTGACGGCCCATCTGACCAACGCCACGCGGTATCAGCAGGCCCGGCTCAGCTCGCTGACCGATGCGCTGACGGGCGTGGGGTCTCGCAAGCTGCTGGAAGACAAACTCCAGGCCGAATGCGCCCGCGCCGAGCGGTACAAGCGTCCGTTTTCGGTGGCCATCATCGATTTCGACCATTTCAAGATGATCAACGACGTCCTGGGCCACGCCACGGGCGACGAGGCAATCCGCCGGCTGGCGGCCTGCATGAAGGCCGAGAAGCGCGTCCCGGACGTACTGGCCCGCTATGGCGGGGATGAGTTCGTCATCCTCATGCCGGAGACGAAGGCCACGGACGCCAAGGTCCTGTTGGAGCGAGTTCGGGCCAAGGCCCAGACGATTCGTCTGCCTCAGGACACCTCCGTATCCATCAGTTGCGGCGTGGCCGAGTGCGATCTGGAGCACAACGATCCTCGCGACGTGATGCGGCGGGCGGACCTGGCGCTTTACGACGCCAAGAACGGCGGCCGAAACTGCGTGCGGATCTGGGACGCGACCATGGCCCAGCTCCTCAACGCCAACGACATCGAGATCGACCGGATCAAGACCCTTCAACGCCGAGTGGCCGGCCTCTCGGAGAAGGCCGAAAAGATGTTCATGGAGAGCATCTGGGGCCTGGTCCAGGCCCTCGAGGCCAAAGACGCCTACGCCAAGACGCACACGGAGAATGTCATGCACTATTCGGTGGGCATCGCCCAGACGATGGATCTCGGCCCGAAACACGTGGACCTGATCCGTCGGGCGGCGATGATTCACGATATCGGCAAGATCGGAATCCCCGACGCCATTCTCTGCAAGCCTGACGAGCTGACGCCCCACGAACGGGCGATGGTCGAGCAGCATCCGATGATCGCCGTCCGGATTCTGGAGAAGATGAGCTTCCTGGAGCGGGAGGTCATGATCGTCCGCCATCACCATGAGAAGTGGAACGGTCAGGGCTATCCAGACGGTCTGGCCAAGACGGCTATCCCGCTGGGCGCCCGCATCATCGGCACAGCGGACATGTTCGACGCCCTGACCGCCACGCGGGCCTACCACGCGGCGCGGTCGGTCGCTGAGGCCCTGGGAATCCTGACGGATTCCGCGGGATATGAACTGGACCCCGACGTGGTCGCAGCGGCGGTAACCTGGTTTGAGAACATCGCCCAGCAATGCGGTAAGTCTCTGCCAGAACTCGTTTTGGAGGACCTGCTGCGATGGCCTCGCGGCCCACGGCCGGATCGGTCCTGCACCGAGCTGCAGACCGATGCGACGGCGAGCCCTTCCACTGAGCCGAAACACCGCCCCGTCATGGTCGCTCTCGGATGCGGCGACATAGACCCCGATCCGGAGTCTCCCGACGCCCCCTGCTAA
- a CDS encoding RNA polymerase sigma factor yields the protein MQANYIELVEKARRGDRQSLNQLAAVARERLRVYVYRLTLKEDLTQEIVQESLLEMCRVLGKLKQTDRFWSWLYGIATNKLHRHHRTERALKKAAASEERRRGPLRERQGGLENLVSQELKQIVSKAMQKLRTRHKAVLVMRCYDGMSYAEIADSMGCSEFSTRMLFVRAKKSLQKELSRNGFGKGSLLAALVVFGKMTAPSEAAAAQLTIPVAATQVGVLAGLAGMATTKTAIVTAAAVGAVAIGTATTTSYLGQDARVDNPPVVATVGGHVATPLGAPSAAHEKFWYFFPEGPDGPVMLRAELRGAAGTASQQQRLQDDRANYCYQDDSVSINNHRMWLSDLSVMRLPTDSRAMTSFLSRFDGKLNDVQPVSGRGRGLLVIVERQEQDGQVRATRPLTVRHSNVLEEDYFQSDWSAGTTMVDNRDAMHAREWTYLRIHGRISGRDVAGSGRIPFTYAASREQGPWLRLTVADGTTLVDGPSGAIVQDPNGSATARYPQGTFLRGMNRPWMGLHVMDTVRRDAAEQRAAFRTELMGNGRDVRVTVVHEKMELIYTIDLEADLIRRIELLNAGTPAGHLDFEYLQDLGGDLDEFDAPARTSERTSLRQSEGLLWLVQLANGALGR from the coding sequence ATGCAGGCGAATTACATCGAGTTGGTCGAGAAGGCCCGCCGAGGCGACAGACAGAGCCTCAATCAACTGGCGGCCGTGGCCAGGGAACGCCTGCGCGTGTATGTCTACCGCTTGACCCTGAAAGAGGATCTGACGCAAGAAATTGTTCAGGAGAGCTTGTTAGAAATGTGCAGAGTACTGGGCAAACTCAAGCAGACCGATCGCTTCTGGTCCTGGCTGTACGGCATCGCCACCAACAAGCTGCACCGCCACCATCGAACGGAGAGGGCGCTGAAGAAGGCTGCGGCCTCGGAGGAACGGCGTCGTGGACCTCTGCGGGAGCGTCAGGGGGGGCTGGAGAACCTGGTCAGCCAGGAGCTCAAACAGATCGTATCGAAGGCCATGCAGAAGCTGCGGACCCGCCACAAGGCCGTGCTGGTGATGCGGTGTTACGATGGTATGTCCTATGCGGAAATTGCCGATTCGATGGGTTGTAGCGAATTCAGCACTCGGATGCTCTTCGTGCGAGCCAAGAAGTCGCTGCAAAAGGAGCTTTCCCGCAACGGGTTCGGCAAGGGGTCCCTGCTGGCGGCCCTGGTCGTTTTTGGCAAGATGACGGCTCCCAGCGAGGCGGCCGCGGCTCAGTTGACGATCCCCGTCGCCGCCACTCAGGTCGGCGTTCTGGCCGGTCTGGCCGGGATGGCGACGACCAAAACCGCCATCGTCACCGCGGCGGCCGTCGGCGCGGTGGCCATCGGGACCGCAACCACGACTTCGTATTTGGGCCAGGACGCGCGTGTGGATAATCCGCCTGTGGTCGCCACCGTGGGGGGCCATGTCGCCACGCCCCTGGGCGCCCCAAGCGCCGCCCACGAGAAATTCTGGTACTTTTTCCCCGAGGGCCCCGATGGGCCGGTAATGCTTCGAGCCGAACTGCGGGGTGCGGCCGGGACGGCGTCTCAACAGCAGCGTCTCCAGGACGATCGGGCCAACTACTGCTATCAGGATGATTCGGTCAGCATCAACAACCACCGCATGTGGTTGAGCGACCTGAGCGTGATGAGACTACCGACGGACAGCCGTGCGATGACGAGCTTCCTGTCGCGGTTCGACGGCAAGTTGAATGACGTCCAGCCGGTCTCGGGTCGAGGCCGAGGACTGCTCGTGATCGTCGAGCGGCAGGAGCAGGACGGACAGGTCCGCGCCACTCGCCCGCTGACGGTGCGCCACAGCAATGTGCTGGAGGAAGACTATTTCCAGAGCGACTGGTCGGCGGGCACCACGATGGTGGACAACCGGGATGCGATGCACGCCCGTGAATGGACGTATCTGCGAATTCATGGCCGGATCAGCGGTCGGGATGTGGCCGGGTCCGGGCGGATTCCCTTCACGTATGCGGCCAGCCGCGAGCAGGGCCCGTGGCTCCGATTGACCGTTGCCGATGGGACGACCTTGGTGGACGGCCCGTCCGGTGCGATCGTCCAGGACCCCAACGGATCGGCCACGGCCAGATATCCCCAGGGAACCTTCCTGAGGGGCATGAACCGGCCCTGGATGGGGCTGCATGTAATGGATACTGTCCGGCGCGACGCCGCCGAGCAGCGCGCCGCTTTCAGGACGGAGTTGATGGGCAACGGACGCGACGTCCGGGTCACGGTCGTCCACGAGAAGATGGAACTGATCTATACGATCGACCTGGAGGCGGATCTGATTCGGAGGATCGAGCTGCTCAACGCCGGAACGCCGGCAGGACATCTGGATTTTGAGTACCTCCAGGATCTCGGCGGTGACCTCGATGAGTTCGACGCCCCCGCGCGGACCAGCGAGCGGACCTCGCTGAGACAGAGCGAGGGTCTGTTGTGGCTGGTCCAACTGGCCAACGGGGCCCTGGGCAGGTGA
- a CDS encoding right-handed parallel beta-helix repeat-containing protein → MKPIARVPYGVLYVLIAIFATGAARADWTYTYTDDFETNKAETDSCLHSVFRTEDVTPLPGPYLYYLSGNQGRGLGFVDDQDRPAELGYCFPIDPTQSQRVVKGTLEIDVSFPSNATMSQWEPGFLSYRISSNGMTWSDPVSLGSGRHSLPVSSPEGTCYITFSGARAVIDNLRVSLHSPAATIRVPASFATIQAAIDAAGHGDVIEVSPGTYSGPGNRDIDFRGKAITVRSTNGAAGTIIDCGPTSAATRDGHRGFYFHSGEGYDSVLSGFTIRTGRIFGTQVPSSASNWTRSASHPIGGGIYCEFSSPTIADCVIVDCGAEIGGGIGIVGGAPTLSNCTIRDCVAGGFGTTATGGRGGGIGLLGQSDATIVNCTIEGNAAYYDSLGGGLYCWESVATVAGTRISGNVAPGSLIGGGAYCGGSGADVTFRNCVFSTNAASAGAGLFAEWKSSFGPSSRRTRVTVVNCTIAGNQLSGASGSSAGGIQSSGVDILVRSSIVWGNSGAALTMVDPVLRDPVAYSNVQGGYSGEGNTNQDPLFANEWGEDYRLQSQYGRYNPTSRAWVSDGRQSPCIDAGDPSESVGDEPLPNGGRINMGAYGGTRQASKSPEYAVYHVDGATGRDWNNGLSRTYAFRTIQAAVNAARNGDTVLVWPGVYTLSPAEEVTFNRKAITVQSAADAAVIVATKGYAFSFWGAESSRSVVANFVITGSGQGAIFCDQGASPTLRNLTIVRNDHGIAAYGGADPDIVNCILWENSTGDLFGCKARYSCVQQGTGDKNAGNISVDPLFADLDNGDFHLKSRYGRYVAEWDEWVTDSVLSPCIDAGDPDHSPRAERTPNGNRINMGAYGGTPYASLSGWPPF, encoded by the coding sequence ATGAAACCGATCGCACGTGTGCCATACGGAGTTTTGTACGTTCTCATCGCGATCTTCGCGACGGGCGCTGCACGTGCCGACTGGACATACACGTATACGGACGACTTTGAGACGAACAAGGCCGAGACGGACAGTTGCCTTCACTCGGTCTTCCGGACAGAAGATGTCACGCCTCTGCCCGGGCCGTACCTGTATTACCTCTCCGGCAACCAGGGCAGAGGATTGGGCTTCGTCGATGATCAGGACCGGCCGGCCGAACTGGGCTATTGCTTTCCGATCGACCCGACCCAGAGCCAGCGGGTGGTCAAAGGAACGCTTGAGATCGACGTGTCGTTCCCCAGCAACGCCACCATGTCGCAGTGGGAGCCGGGCTTCTTGTCGTACAGAATCTCCAGCAACGGCATGACGTGGTCCGATCCGGTCTCGCTGGGTTCCGGGCGTCACAGCCTGCCCGTCTCTTCGCCCGAAGGCACGTGCTACATTACGTTCTCGGGCGCGCGGGCGGTCATCGACAATCTCAGGGTTTCCCTTCACTCACCCGCGGCCACGATACGTGTCCCCGCCAGTTTCGCGACGATCCAGGCCGCGATCGATGCCGCCGGCCACGGGGACGTCATCGAGGTCTCGCCGGGAACGTACTCGGGTCCGGGCAATCGCGACATCGACTTTCGAGGCAAAGCCATCACCGTTCGCAGCACGAACGGCGCCGCCGGCACCATCATCGACTGCGGTCCGACCTCGGCGGCGACGCGGGACGGGCACCGAGGGTTCTACTTCCACTCCGGAGAAGGATACGATTCGGTGCTGTCGGGTTTCACCATCCGCACCGGACGCATCTTTGGAACGCAGGTTCCGTCCAGCGCGTCGAACTGGACGCGCAGCGCGAGCCATCCGATCGGCGGCGGCATCTATTGCGAGTTCAGCAGTCCCACCATTGCCGATTGTGTCATCGTCGATTGCGGCGCTGAGATCGGCGGCGGGATCGGCATCGTCGGCGGGGCCCCGACCCTCTCGAACTGCACGATTCGCGACTGCGTCGCCGGTGGGTTCGGGACCACCGCCACCGGCGGTCGAGGCGGCGGCATCGGCCTGCTCGGACAGTCCGACGCCACGATCGTCAACTGCACGATCGAGGGCAACGCCGCCTACTACGACAGTCTCGGCGGGGGCCTCTACTGCTGGGAGAGCGTTGCGACCGTTGCCGGGACGCGCATCAGCGGCAACGTCGCCCCGGGCAGCTTGATCGGCGGCGGCGCGTACTGCGGCGGGAGCGGCGCGGATGTCACCTTCCGGAATTGCGTCTTCTCCACGAACGCAGCCAGCGCCGGGGCCGGCCTTTTCGCCGAGTGGAAGTCGTCGTTCGGGCCGTCGTCGCGCCGCACGAGAGTCACAGTGGTTAATTGCACGATTGCCGGCAACCAGCTCTCCGGTGCTTCCGGGTCGTCCGCCGGCGGCATCCAGTCCAGTGGCGTCGATATCCTGGTTCGTTCGAGCATTGTCTGGGGCAACAGCGGCGCGGCGCTGACGATGGTCGATCCGGTCTTGAGAGATCCGGTCGCCTATTCGAACGTCCAGGGCGGCTATTCCGGCGAAGGCAATACCAATCAAGACCCGTTGTTTGCGAACGAATGGGGCGAGGACTATCGCCTGCAATCCCAGTACGGCCGGTACAATCCGACAAGTCGTGCGTGGGTCAGCGACGGCCGGCAAAGCCCTTGCATCGATGCAGGCGATCCGTCCGAGTCCGTCGGCGACGAGCCGCTTCCGAATGGCGGGCGGATCAACATGGGCGCCTACGGCGGGACCCGGCAGGCCAGCAAGAGCCCCGAGTACGCCGTCTATCACGTCGACGGGGCCACCGGCCGCGACTGGAACAACGGATTGAGCCGGACCTACGCCTTCAGGACCATACAGGCGGCCGTCAATGCGGCAAGAAATGGGGACACGGTCCTCGTCTGGCCCGGCGTCTACACGCTCAGTCCCGCCGAGGAGGTGACTTTCAACAGGAAGGCCATCACCGTTCAAAGCGCCGCCGATGCCGCCGTCATTGTCGCGACCAAGGGATATGCCTTCTCGTTCTGGGGGGCCGAGAGTTCTCGAAGCGTGGTGGCCAATTTCGTGATCACTGGAAGCGGCCAGGGCGCGATCTTCTGCGACCAGGGGGCCTCGCCCACGCTGAGAAATCTGACCATCGTTCGAAACGACCACGGCATCGCCGCCTATGGCGGCGCCGATCCGGATATCGTCAATTGTATCCTGTGGGAGAACAGCACGGGAGACCTGTTCGGGTGCAAGGCACGCTACAGTTGTGTGCAGCAGGGCACCGGCGACAAGAATGCGGGCAACATCAGCGTCGATCCGCTGTTCGCCGACTTGGACAACGGCGATTTCCACCTGAAGTCCCGATACGGACGGTACGTCGCGGAGTGGGACGAATGGGTGACCGACTCGGTATTGAGCCCCTGCATCGACGCCGGGGATCCCGACCACTCTCCGCGGGCCGAACGCACGCCGAACGGCAACCGGATCAACATGGGAGCCTACGGCGGAACGCCCTATGCCAGCCTCAGCGGGTGGCCTCCCTTTTAG
- a CDS encoding type II secretion system protein, translating to MSVGAGKARAFTLVEMIVVISIISVLMAILVPAVNLVRRQARAFLGMYNQREISNALNLFSMDNNDRYPQSVATVGTGDEWSWSDPTKMVGITERSPQLHRSMSAYLADYISDAKTMFCPSAPQRYKYLQEAWDAGNAWDNPETSRRTDPLSGTYCFYWNYIGYLSESKTLFRGPTGPASMGRYNQLLVTDYFGYDHWRSPGAFGSCERLKGAEVVDETQLLSSYWAVGGDPDWAMPEVKLRAAYTDGHVETYSSSDVVPMKISATPEGAPPYPDGSAGGTFFVPKSILP from the coding sequence ATCTCTGTAGGAGCCGGTAAGGCCAGGGCATTTACGCTGGTGGAGATGATCGTGGTCATCTCCATCATCTCGGTGCTGATGGCCATTCTCGTCCCGGCGGTCAATCTCGTGAGGCGGCAGGCTCGCGCGTTCCTTGGAATGTACAACCAGAGAGAGATCAGCAATGCGCTCAATCTCTTCTCGATGGACAACAACGACCGCTACCCCCAGTCGGTGGCGACGGTCGGAACCGGCGACGAATGGAGCTGGTCGGATCCCACGAAGATGGTTGGTATCACGGAACGAAGTCCGCAGCTCCACCGCTCGATGAGCGCCTATCTCGCCGACTACATCTCCGATGCCAAGACAATGTTCTGCCCCAGCGCCCCCCAGCGGTACAAGTATCTCCAGGAAGCCTGGGATGCGGGCAACGCGTGGGACAATCCGGAGACGTCCCGCCGGACCGATCCTCTCAGCGGCACGTACTGTTTCTACTGGAACTACATCGGTTATCTCTCCGAGTCGAAAACGCTGTTCCGTGGCCCGACCGGCCCGGCCAGCATGGGCCGCTACAACCAACTCCTTGTCACCGATTACTTCGGCTACGACCACTGGCGCAGTCCCGGTGCGTTCGGCAGTTGCGAGAGACTCAAGGGGGCCGAGGTTGTGGATGAGACGCAGTTGCTCTCATCGTACTGGGCCGTCGGGGGCGATCCCGATTGGGCTATGCCCGAGGTCAAGCTCCGTGCCGCCTATACGGACGGCCACGTCGAAACCTACTCGTCGTCGGATGTGGTGCCGATGAAGATCTCTGCGACCCCCGAGGGCGCCCCGCCCTATCCGGACGGCTCGGCGGGCGGAACGTTCTTCGTCCCGAAGAGCATCCTTCCTTGA